Proteins from a genomic interval of Quercus robur chromosome 9, dhQueRobu3.1, whole genome shotgun sequence:
- the LOC126699210 gene encoding probable metal-nicotianamine transporter YSL7 isoform X1 — MGKNEGEENGFDPENHNQEEEEEEKKKHLKEEELSVERIFENQEVPSWRKQLTVRAFVVSFVLSILFSIIVMKLNLTTGIIPSLNVSAGLLGFFFVKTWTKLLHKSGLLRQPFTRQENTVIQTCVVASSGIAYSGGFGSYLFAMTERIAKQSTDTLDVKKLSLGWIIGFLFIVSFLGLFSVVPLRKIMIIDFKLTYPSGTATAHLINSFHTPQGAKLAKKQVRELGKFFTFSFLWGFFQWFYTAGDNCGFASFPSLGLKAFDNRFYFDFSATYVGVGMICPYIINISVLLGGIISWGLMWPLIEDRKGDWYRADLGSGSLSGIQGYRVFIAIAMILGDGLYNFLKVLSRTLLGLFHQLRYKDVSSELPVADHSSDVSSQSQLSYDDKRRTQLFLKDQIPIMFAVGGYVAIAAISMATLPHIFHQLKWYYILVIYIFAPALAFCNAYGCGLTDWSLASTYGKLAIFIIGAWAGAAHGGVLAGLAACGVMMNIVSTASDLMQDFKTGYLTLASPRSMFVSQIIGTAMGCVISPCVFWLFYKAFDDLGQPESQYPAPYAVVYRNMVLLGVKGFSSLPKNCLILCYVFFGAAILINLIKDLVGKKWGRFIPLPMAMAIPFYIGSYFAIDMCLGSLILFVWEKINKAKADALAPAVASGLICGDGIWTLPASILALAGVKPPICMKFLSRGNNAKVDAFLGS; from the exons GTGCCATCATGGAGAAAGCAGCTGACAGTGAGAGCCTTTGTCGTGAGCTTTGTGTTGAGCATACTGTTCAGCATCATAGTTATGAAACTCAATCTCACCACAGGTATTATACCTTCTCTCAATGTCTCTGCTGGACTCTTGGGCTTCTTCTTCGTCAAGACTTGGACCAAGTTACTTCACAAGTCTGGCCTTTTGAGACAGCCCTTTACAAGGCAAGAAAACACTGTTATCCAGACCTGTGTTGTTGCCTCCTCCGGAATCGCCTATAGCG GAGGTTTTGGAAGCTACCTCTTTGCAATGACTGAACGTATAGCCAAGCAATCAACAGATACACTTGATgtcaaaaaactatctttgggATGGATCATCGGCTTTCTCTTTATAGTTAGCTTTCTTGGACTCTTCTCAGTGGTGCCTCTTCGAAAG ATTATGATAATAGACTTCAAACTGACGTATCCAAGTGGTACTGCAACTGCTCATCTTATCAACAGCTTCCACACACCTCAAGGAGCCAAGCTAGCAAA GAAACAAGTGAGAGAGTTGGGCAAATTTTTCACCTTCAGCTTTTTATGGGGTTTCTTTCAATGGTTCTATACTGCTGGAGATAATTGTGGGTTTGCAAGTTTTCCTTCATTAGGGCTTAAAGCATTTGATAACAG attttattttgatttctcAGCAACATATgttggtgtaggaatgatttGCCcctatattataaatatatcaGTTCTGCTTGGAGGGATTATTTCTTGGGGTCTGATGTGGCCCCTCATAGAAGATAGAAAAGGTGACTGGTATCGTGCAGACCTCGGCTCAGGCAGCCTTAGTGGTATTCAAGGTTACAGG GTATTTATTGCCATAGCCATGATCCTGGGAGATGGTCTATATAACTTCCTCAAGGTTCTAAGTCGAACCCTCTTAGGTTTGTTTCATCAGCTCCGGTACAAAGATGTGAGCTCTGAACTCCCTGTTGCAGACCATTCTTCTGATGTGAGCTCTCAGTCTCAGCTCTCATATGATGACAAGCGACGGACCCAACTCTTTCTCAAAGATCAAATTCCAATAATGTTTGCCGTTGGAGGCTATGTTGCTATTGCTGCCATCTCTATGGCCACTCTTCCACATATCTTTCACCAACTGAAATGGTATTACATATTGGTCATCTACATATTCGCACCCGCATTGGCTTTCTGTAATGCATATGGTTGTGGGCTCACCGATTGGTCCCTTGCATCCACATACGGCAAGCTTGCCATCTTTATTATTGGAGCTTGGGCGGGTGCCGCACATGGTGGAGTTCTTGCAGGCCTGGCAGCTTGTGGAGTAATGATGAACATTGTCTCGACAGCCTCTGACTTAATGCAGGATTTCAAGACTGGCTACTTGACACTGGCTTCACCCCGTTCTATGTTTGTGAGCCAAATAATCGGCACAGCAATGGGCTGTGTGATTTCCCCTTGTGTGTTTTGGCTATTTTACAAGGCCTTTGATGACCTTGGGCAACCTGAGAGTCAATACCCTGCTCCTTATGCTGTTGTGTAccgcaacatggttttgttggGGGTAAAGGGCTTCTCAAGTCTGCCAAAGAATTGCCTTATACTCTGTTATGTGTTCTTTGGTGCAGCCATTCTGATCAATTTGATTAAAGATTTGGTGGGTAAAAAGTGGGGACGGTTCATTCCACTTCCAATGGCAATGGCAATACCTTTCTATATAGGATCATATTTTGCCATTGATATGTGTCTTGGAAGCTTAATATTGTTTGTGtgggaaaaaataaacaagGCCAAGGCAGATGCTTTAGCACCTGCGGTAGCCTCTGGTTTGATATGTGGGGATGGGATATGGACTTTGCCTGCTTCTATCCTTGCTCTGGCTGGGGTTAAGCCACCAATTTGTATGAAGTTTCTGTCAAGAGGGAATAATGCTAAGGTTGATGCATTCTTAGGATCATAG
- the LOC126699210 gene encoding probable metal-nicotianamine transporter YSL7 isoform X3 encodes MGKNEREENGFDPENHNQEEGEKKNHLKEEELSVERIFENQEVPSWRKQLTVRAFVVSFVLSILFSIIVMKLNLTTGIIPSLNVSAGLLGFFFVKTWTKLLHKSGLLRQPFTRQENTVIQTCVVASSGIAYSGGFGSYLFAMTERIAKQSTDTLDVKKLSLGWIIGFLFIVSFLGLFSVVPLRKIMIIDFKLTYPSGTATAHLINSFHTPQGAKLAKKQVRELGKFFTFSFLWGFFQWFYTAGDNCGFASFPSLGLKAFDNRFYFDFSATYVGVGMICPYIINISVLLGGIISWGLMWPLIEDRKGDWYRADLGSGSLSGIQGYRVFIAIAMILGDGLYNFLKVLSRTLLGLFHQLRYKDVSSELPVADHSSDVSSQSQLSYDDKRRTQLFLKDQIPIMFAVGGYVAIAAISMATLPHIFHQLKWYYILVIYIFAPALAFCNAYGCGLTDWSLASTYGKLAIFIIGAWAGAAHGGVLAGLAACGVMMNIVSTASDLMQDFKTGYLTLASPRSMFVSQIIGTAMGCVISPCVFWLFYKAFDDLGQPESQYPAPYAVVYRNMVLLGVKGFSSLPKNCLILCYVFFGAAILINLIKDLVGKKWGRFIPLPMAMAIPFYIGSYFAIDMCLGSLILFVWEKINKAKADALAPAVASGLICGDGIWTLPASILALAGVKPPICMKFLSRGNNAKVDAFLGS; translated from the exons aTGGGTAAAAATGAGAGGGAGGAGAATGGTTTTGATCCAGAAAATCACAACCAGGAGGAGGGGGAGAAGAAGAATCATCTGAAAGAAGAAGAGCTGTCAGTGGAGAGGATATTTGAGAACCAAGAGGTGCCATCATGGAGAAAGCAGCTGACAGTGAGAGCCTTTGTCGTGAGCTTTGTGTTGAGCATACTGTTCAGCATCATAGTTATGAAACTCAATCTCACCACAGGTATTATACCTTCTCTCAATGTCTCTGCTGGACTCTTGGGCTTCTTCTTCGTCAAGACTTGGACCAAGTTACTTCACAAGTCTGGCCTTTTGAGACAGCCCTTTACAAGGCAAGAAAACACTGTTATCCAGACCTGTGTTGTTGCCTCCTCCGGAATCGCCTATAGCG GAGGTTTTGGAAGCTACCTCTTTGCAATGACTGAACGTATAGCCAAGCAATCAACAGATACACTTGATgtcaaaaaactatctttgggATGGATCATCGGCTTTCTCTTTATAGTTAGCTTTCTTGGACTCTTCTCAGTGGTGCCTCTTCGAAAG ATTATGATAATAGACTTCAAACTGACGTATCCAAGTGGTACTGCAACTGCTCATCTTATCAACAGCTTCCACACACCTCAAGGAGCCAAGCTAGCAAA GAAACAAGTGAGAGAGTTGGGCAAATTTTTCACCTTCAGCTTTTTATGGGGTTTCTTTCAATGGTTCTATACTGCTGGAGATAATTGTGGGTTTGCAAGTTTTCCTTCATTAGGGCTTAAAGCATTTGATAACAG attttattttgatttctcAGCAACATATgttggtgtaggaatgatttGCCcctatattataaatatatcaGTTCTGCTTGGAGGGATTATTTCTTGGGGTCTGATGTGGCCCCTCATAGAAGATAGAAAAGGTGACTGGTATCGTGCAGACCTCGGCTCAGGCAGCCTTAGTGGTATTCAAGGTTACAGG GTATTTATTGCCATAGCCATGATCCTGGGAGATGGTCTATATAACTTCCTCAAGGTTCTAAGTCGAACCCTCTTAGGTTTGTTTCATCAGCTCCGGTACAAAGATGTGAGCTCTGAACTCCCTGTTGCAGACCATTCTTCTGATGTGAGCTCTCAGTCTCAGCTCTCATATGATGACAAGCGACGGACCCAACTCTTTCTCAAAGATCAAATTCCAATAATGTTTGCCGTTGGAGGCTATGTTGCTATTGCTGCCATCTCTATGGCCACTCTTCCACATATCTTTCACCAACTGAAATGGTATTACATATTGGTCATCTACATATTCGCACCCGCATTGGCTTTCTGTAATGCATATGGTTGTGGGCTCACCGATTGGTCCCTTGCATCCACATACGGCAAGCTTGCCATCTTTATTATTGGAGCTTGGGCGGGTGCCGCACATGGTGGAGTTCTTGCAGGCCTGGCAGCTTGTGGAGTAATGATGAACATTGTCTCGACAGCCTCTGACTTAATGCAGGATTTCAAGACTGGCTACTTGACACTGGCTTCACCCCGTTCTATGTTTGTGAGCCAAATAATCGGCACAGCAATGGGCTGTGTGATTTCCCCTTGTGTGTTTTGGCTATTTTACAAGGCCTTTGATGACCTTGGGCAACCTGAGAGTCAATACCCTGCTCCTTATGCTGTTGTGTAccgcaacatggttttgttggGGGTAAAGGGCTTCTCAAGTCTGCCAAAGAATTGCCTTATACTCTGTTATGTGTTCTTTGGTGCAGCCATTCTGATCAATTTGATTAAAGATTTGGTGGGTAAAAAGTGGGGACGGTTCATTCCACTTCCAATGGCAATGGCAATACCTTTCTATATAGGATCATATTTTGCCATTGATATGTGTCTTGGAAGCTTAATATTGTTTGTGtgggaaaaaataaacaagGCCAAGGCAGATGCTTTAGCACCTGCGGTAGCCTCTGGTTTGATATGTGGGGATGGGATATGGACTTTGCCTGCTTCTATCCTTGCTCTGGCTGGGGTTAAGCCACCAATTTGTATGAAGTTTCTGTCAAGAGGGAATAATGCTAAGGTTGATGCATTCTTAGGATCATAG
- the LOC126699210 gene encoding probable metal-nicotianamine transporter YSL7 isoform X5, giving the protein MICPYIINISVLLGGIISWGLMWPLIEDRKGDWYRADLGSGSLSGIQGYRVFIAIAMILGDGLYNFLKVLSRTLLGLFHQLRYKDVSSELPVADHSSDVSSQSQLSYDDKRRTQLFLKDQIPIMFAVGGYVAIAAISMATLPHIFHQLKWYYILVIYIFAPALAFCNAYGCGLTDWSLASTYGKLAIFIIGAWAGAAHGGVLAGLAACGVMMNIVSTASDLMQDFKTGYLTLASPRSMFVSQIIGTAMGCVISPCVFWLFYKAFDDLGQPESQYPAPYAVVYRNMVLLGVKGFSSLPKNCLILCYVFFGAAILINLIKDLVGKKWGRFIPLPMAMAIPFYIGSYFAIDMCLGSLILFVWEKINKAKADALAPAVASGLICGDGIWTLPASILALAGVKPPICMKFLSRGNNAKVDAFLGS; this is encoded by the exons atgatttGCCcctatattataaatatatcaGTTCTGCTTGGAGGGATTATTTCTTGGGGTCTGATGTGGCCCCTCATAGAAGATAGAAAAGGTGACTGGTATCGTGCAGACCTCGGCTCAGGCAGCCTTAGTGGTATTCAAGGTTACAGG GTATTTATTGCCATAGCCATGATCCTGGGAGATGGTCTATATAACTTCCTCAAGGTTCTAAGTCGAACCCTCTTAGGTTTGTTTCATCAGCTCCGGTACAAAGATGTGAGCTCTGAACTCCCTGTTGCAGACCATTCTTCTGATGTGAGCTCTCAGTCTCAGCTCTCATATGATGACAAGCGACGGACCCAACTCTTTCTCAAAGATCAAATTCCAATAATGTTTGCCGTTGGAGGCTATGTTGCTATTGCTGCCATCTCTATGGCCACTCTTCCACATATCTTTCACCAACTGAAATGGTATTACATATTGGTCATCTACATATTCGCACCCGCATTGGCTTTCTGTAATGCATATGGTTGTGGGCTCACCGATTGGTCCCTTGCATCCACATACGGCAAGCTTGCCATCTTTATTATTGGAGCTTGGGCGGGTGCCGCACATGGTGGAGTTCTTGCAGGCCTGGCAGCTTGTGGAGTAATGATGAACATTGTCTCGACAGCCTCTGACTTAATGCAGGATTTCAAGACTGGCTACTTGACACTGGCTTCACCCCGTTCTATGTTTGTGAGCCAAATAATCGGCACAGCAATGGGCTGTGTGATTTCCCCTTGTGTGTTTTGGCTATTTTACAAGGCCTTTGATGACCTTGGGCAACCTGAGAGTCAATACCCTGCTCCTTATGCTGTTGTGTAccgcaacatggttttgttggGGGTAAAGGGCTTCTCAAGTCTGCCAAAGAATTGCCTTATACTCTGTTATGTGTTCTTTGGTGCAGCCATTCTGATCAATTTGATTAAAGATTTGGTGGGTAAAAAGTGGGGACGGTTCATTCCACTTCCAATGGCAATGGCAATACCTTTCTATATAGGATCATATTTTGCCATTGATATGTGTCTTGGAAGCTTAATATTGTTTGTGtgggaaaaaataaacaagGCCAAGGCAGATGCTTTAGCACCTGCGGTAGCCTCTGGTTTGATATGTGGGGATGGGATATGGACTTTGCCTGCTTCTATCCTTGCTCTGGCTGGGGTTAAGCCACCAATTTGTATGAAGTTTCTGTCAAGAGGGAATAATGCTAAGGTTGATGCATTCTTAGGATCATAG